One Cricetulus griseus strain 17A/GY chromosome 5, alternate assembly CriGri-PICRH-1.0, whole genome shotgun sequence genomic window carries:
- the Zdhhc22 gene encoding palmitoyltransferase ZDHHC22 has product MLALRLLNVVAPAYFLCISLVTFVLQLFLFLPSMREDPTATPLFSPALLHGALFLFLSANALGNYVLVIQNSPDDLGTCQATSSQRSQCPPPSTHFCRVCSRVTLRHDHHCFFTGNCIGSRNMRNFVLFCLYTSLACLYSMVAGVAYISAVLSISFSHPLAFLTLLPTSISQFFSGAVLGSDMFVILMLYLWFAVGLACAGFCCHQLLLILRGQTRYQVRKGVAVRARPWRKNLQEVFGKRWLLGLLVPMFNVGTESSKQQDK; this is encoded by the exons ATGCTGGCCCTGCGGCTGCTCAACGTGGTGGCCCCCGCCTACTtcctttgcatttccctggtgacctTCGTACTgcagctcttcctcttcctgcccagcaTGCGTGAGGACCCCACAGCCACCCCGCTCTTCTCGCCTGCCTTGCTTCACGGGgcactcttcctgtttctctcagCCAATGCCCTGGGCAATTACGTCCTGGTCATCCAGAACTCCCCAGACGACCTGGGTACCTGCCAGGCAACCTCATCCCAGCGATCTCAGTGCCCACCGCCGAGCACCCACTTCTGCCGAGTGTGCTCCCGAGTCACGCTGAGGCACGACCATCACTGTTTTTTCACCGGCAACTGCATCGGCAGCAGGAACATGCGCAACTTCGTCCTGTTCTGCCTGTACACTTCACTGGCCTGTCTTTACTCCATGGTGGCCGGCGTGGCCTACATCTCAGCTGTCCTTTCCATCTCCTTCTCCCATCCCCTGGCCTTCCTCACGCTCCTGCCCACTTCAATCAGCCAGTTCTTCTCCG GAGCTGTCCTCGGTTCTGATATGTTCGTCATCCTCATGCTCTACCTCTGGTTTGCTGTCGGCCTGGCCTGTGCAGGCTTCTGCTGCCACCAGCTGCTGTTGATCCTCCGGGGGCAGACCCGCTACCAGGTTCGAAAAGGGGTAGCAGTGAGAGCCCGGCCCTGGCGCAAGAACTTACAGGAGGTCTTCGGAAAGAGGTGGCTTCTGGGCTTGCTGGTCCCCATGTTCAATGTCGGGACTGAAAGCTCCAAGCAGCAGGACAAATAG